One part of the Futiania mangrovi genome encodes these proteins:
- a CDS encoding NfeD family protein — protein MENLFDLTWGWIIGGLILAGLEIAIPGVFLMWIGLGAIATGVVLALFPDLPFAWQALFFAVLMLSSLGLGFMIQRQSNRTPETQLLNHELQAMIGRRYVAITPFAAGRGRIKVQDSSFAAISDEEIAEGDLVEVVAIADGRPQVVKRTA, from the coding sequence ATGGAAAACCTCTTCGACCTGACGTGGGGCTGGATCATCGGCGGGCTGATCCTCGCCGGGCTGGAGATCGCGATCCCCGGCGTCTTCCTCATGTGGATCGGTCTCGGTGCCATCGCGACGGGCGTCGTGCTGGCGCTATTCCCCGACCTGCCGTTCGCCTGGCAGGCGCTGTTCTTCGCGGTGCTGATGCTCTCCTCGCTCGGCCTCGGCTTCATGATCCAGAGGCAGAGCAACCGGACGCCCGAGACCCAGCTTCTCAACCACGAGCTTCAGGCGATGATCGGGCGGCGCTATGTCGCGATCACGCCCTTCGCCGCGGGCCGCGGCCGCATCAAGGTTCAGGATTCGAGCTTCGCGGCCATAAGCGACGAGGAGATCGCCGAAGGCGACCTCGTGGAAGTCGTGGCGATTGCCGACGGGCGCCCGCAGGTCGTGAAGCGCACCGCCTGA